The proteins below are encoded in one region of Amycolatopsis magusensis:
- a CDS encoding lytic transglycosylase domain-containing protein — protein MTQNLDGARGLWARALQVATVAVLFAGVGFAAGPGSRPATVDTPPPPATVLPGPVATPPPDGAIGADGDTVVTSAGTVVQAGHTAAPAPSAGGAVAGVPGPVLAAYQQAVAALTREQPGCRLPLVLLAAIGKVESGHARGGQLDPAGTTTSPILGPVLSGGGFAAIRDTDGGRWDGNAQWDRAVGPMQFIPGTWVRWGSDGNGDRDASPHNILDATLAAGRYLCAGGRDLATPEGLRAGILSYNRSVAYLNLVLNWMRTYAAGIGPSSTSAPGAALAAPAPPVAPAPVPPVAPAPPAAPPVPPGPAEPPPPVAGPPASGSPVPPAPVPPGATPPPSGVLPPPAAPGLLDPVLCTVDGLLGVIGGLLGAPPTPCP, from the coding sequence ATGACGCAGAACCTGGACGGCGCCCGCGGGCTGTGGGCGCGGGCTTTGCAGGTGGCCACCGTGGCGGTGCTGTTCGCCGGCGTGGGTTTCGCGGCGGGCCCCGGTTCCCGACCGGCCACAGTGGACACTCCGCCGCCCCCGGCCACCGTCCTCCCCGGCCCGGTCGCCACCCCGCCGCCGGACGGCGCGATCGGGGCCGACGGCGACACCGTGGTCACCTCCGCGGGCACGGTGGTGCAGGCGGGGCACACCGCGGCGCCCGCGCCGTCCGCCGGCGGAGCCGTGGCGGGGGTGCCGGGTCCGGTGCTCGCCGCCTACCAGCAGGCGGTGGCCGCGCTCACTCGCGAGCAGCCGGGCTGCCGCCTGCCCCTGGTGCTGCTGGCCGCGATCGGCAAGGTCGAGTCCGGGCACGCGCGCGGCGGGCAGCTCGACCCGGCCGGTACCACCACCAGCCCGATCCTGGGCCCGGTGCTCTCCGGCGGTGGTTTCGCGGCCATCCGGGACACCGACGGCGGCCGCTGGGACGGCAACGCCCAGTGGGACCGGGCGGTGGGCCCGATGCAGTTCATCCCGGGCACCTGGGTGCGGTGGGGGTCCGACGGGAACGGGGACCGCGATGCCAGTCCCCACAACATCCTCGACGCCACGCTGGCCGCCGGCCGGTACCTGTGCGCGGGTGGCCGCGACCTGGCCACCCCGGAGGGCCTGCGTGCGGGCATCCTCAGCTACAACCGGTCCGTCGCCTACCTGAACCTGGTGCTCAACTGGATGCGCACCTACGCCGCCGGCATCGGCCCGAGCAGCACCAGCGCCCCCGGGGCCGCGCTCGCCGCCCCGGCCCCGCCCGTCGCACCGGCTCCGGTCCCGCCGGTCGCCCCGGCCCCGCCCGCCGCGCCGCCGGTGCCGCCCGGACCGGCCGAGCCGCCCCCGCCGGTGGCCGGACCGCCCGCGAGCGGCAGCCCGGTCCCGCCCGCACCGGTCCCGCCCGGTGCCACGCCGCCGCCCTCCGGGGTGCTCCCGCCGCCCGCCGCGCCCGGCCTGCTCGATCCGGTGCTGTGCACGGTGGACGGACTGCTCGGCGTGATCGGCGGGCTGCTCGGCGCCCCGCCCACCCCGTGCCCGTGA